In Ctenopharyngodon idella isolate HZGC_01 chromosome 1, HZGC01, whole genome shotgun sequence, a single genomic region encodes these proteins:
- the LOC127510977 gene encoding uncharacterized protein LOC127510977 isoform X36: protein MPLATSTSEAPTNTDTTAVASTTISTNSESATSLATTTTTASTTTMIPSTTTSDRTSSEAASTTTKGPSTTTVMSPITTATTSAATSSEIPGETPALFTVALEATSTAVTTTAAAPTTFTTSESTTAHATTTSPTTLVPSTTASAATSSEAPSTTTQTTTTSTLTVSPATSTLATTTNNSPTTETQAQTSASAQSTSIPTAAITTAFQITTAPLSSTTIAFTNTAPALSQTALTTTTAPPIITTVSPENITISVTIMPISTTQVTLSPTSTPTKTTEPPRTPTASMTTETALYTTTVPADISTTVPSTTATQTTTTFQATTGGLLSTTVAFASTSPAPGTLTLSTKTTSGPTTVNSETTTASTTITGIITGLTNTVEIPIVVPVTIPGLEIQNPATTSTSSTNVTGAAIVTTKLVFSSLSSLPNEALVLGAINSLLKSRESQLNESLKIVNVTYQKISETSYAVIFKCDLSNVSMPEDPKFRNNTYMQVQNVVNNALNTLLNEPGNATLQPTSSNFTSTLNQIDGSMGYNFQDGDAIQPVSFLNELRLQLQLTTTTVFPDSTTGSSVTSPNLISGSAVVTSKLLFNSSSPVPSEALVLSAINTLRQRKESQLNDSVKVVNVTYQKISETSYAVVITFSLSNISMPEVPELRNNTYTKVQDVVNNALNTLLNEPGNTTLQPKSSNFTSTSNQIDGSMGYNFQDGDAIQPVSFLNELRLQLQLTTTTVFPESTTGSSVTSPNLISGSAVVTSKLLFNSSSPVPSEALVLSAINTLRRRKESQLNDSVKVVNVTYQKISETSYAVVITFSLSNISMPEVPELRNNTYTKVQDVVNNALNTLLNEPGNTTLQPKSSNFTSTSNQIDGSMGYNFQDGDAIQPVSFLNELRLQLQLTTTTVFPDSTTGSSVTSPNLISGSAVVTSKLLFNSSSPVPSEALVLSAINTLRQRKESQLNDSVKVVNVTYQKISETSYAVVITFSLSNISMPEVPELRNNTYTKVQDVVNNALNTLLNEPGNTTLQPKSSNFTSTSNQIDGSMGYNFQDGDAIQPVSFLNELRLQLQLTTTTVFPDSTTGSSVTSPNLISGSAVVTSKLLFNSSSPVPSEALVLSAINTLRQRKESQLNDSVKVVNVTYQKISETSYAVVITFSLSNISMPEVPELRNNTYTKVQDVVNNALNTLLNEPGNTTLQPKSSNFTSTSNQIDGSMGYNFQDGDAIQPVSFLNELRLQLQLTTTTVFPDSTTGSSVTSPNLISGSAVVTSKLLFNSSSPVPSEALVLSAINTLRQRKESQLNDSVKVVNVTYQKISETSYAVVITFSLSNISMPEVPELRNNTYTKVQDVVNNALNTLLNEPGNTTLQPKSSNFTSTSNQIDGSMGYNFQDGDAIQPVSFLNELRLQLQLTTTTVFPDSTTGSSVTSPNLISGSAVVTSKLLFNSSSPVPSEALVLSAINTLRQRKESQLNDSVKVVNVTYQKISETSYAVVITFSLSNISMPEVPELRNNTYTKVQDVVNNALNTLLNEPGNTTLQPKSSNFTSTSNQIDGSMGYNFQDGDAIQPVSFLNELRLQLQLTTTTVFPDSTTGSSVTSPNLISGSAVVTSKLLFNSSSPVPSEALVLSAINTLRQRKESQLNDSVKVVNVTYQKISETSYAVVITFSLSNISMPEVPELRNNTYTKVQDVVNNALNTLLNEPGNTTLQPKSSNFTSTSNQIDGSMGYNFQDGDAIQPVSFLNELRLQLQLTTTTVFPDSTTGSSVTSPNLISGSAVVTSKLLFNSSSPVPSEALVLSAINTLRQRKESQLNDSVKVVNVTYQKISETSYAVVITFSLSNISMPEVPELRNNTYTKVQDVVNNALNTLLNEPGNTTLQPKSSNFTSTSNQIDGSMGYNFQDGDAIQPVSFLNELRLQLQLTTTTVFPDSTTGSSVTSPNLISGSAVVTSKLLFNSSSPVPSEALVLSAINTLRQRKESQLNDSVKVVNVTYQKISETSYAVVITFSLSNISMPEVPELRNNTYTKVQDVVNNALNTLLNEPGNTTLQPKSSNFTSSSNQIDGSMGYTFQDGDAIQPFSFLNELRLPTDLTTASPLTTITTSPPTLIGRVIIFIRIVFVTLGPLPNENEIVQVANNLLYSRLATKLATRTEPLSDPVNFVNITYTKINETAYALNFGFEISNVSMSEKLEFRNETYLTIQDSINTLLNKILNNESAPTIKFQPGDFTEFSGNSSTIQANVTYVFSNSNITQPSIFIKQLLQAIRESTLTTASPLTTASTATPQPISKVVIKIRLVFVTLGPIPSESDVLRVVKSVLASNLTTKLTTRATVIPSNPVIKADVTYSRINDTAYALDFEFEIINLSVNNAQKDQAYGEIQNKINNLVIEILSNPSAALPIIQASFNDSISSIIIANVTYIFSQNDSNSYTLFGRLVGQLFITFTTPAPTTINTTVSNNSTNAAWVVAIIVPVAIVLGLIPCWILLCCLLCGCCAAIRRRWHRRQSYNVQYTTRNSLF from the exons ATGCCACTTGCAACCTCAACTTCTGAAGCTCCTACAAATACAGATACTACAGCTGTTGCTTCAACAACAATTTCTACAAATTCAGAAAGTGCAACTTCACTTGCAACAACCACAACTACAGCTTCCACCACCACAATGATTCCTTCCACTACTACATCAGATCGAACTTCATCTGAAGCTGCAAGTACAACAACAAAAGGTCCAAGCACAACAACAGTTATGTCTCCAATAACCACAGCAACAACATCAGCTGCAACCTCATCTGAAATTCCAGGGGAAACACCAGCTCTATTCACAGTGGCACTTGAAGCCACATCAACAGCTGTAACCACAACTGCTGCTGCTCCAACAACATTTACAACTTCAGAAAGTACAACTGCACATGCAACAACAACCTCACCTACCACATTGGTACCTTCCACTACTGCATCAGCTGCAACCTCATCTGAAGCTCCAAGTACAACAACTCAAACCACAACAACTTCAACTCTAACTGTATCTCCAGCTACATCAACattagcaacaacaacaaataacagTCCCACCACTGAAACTCAAGCTCAAACCTCAGCTTCAGCTCAAAGCACAAGCATACctacagcagcaataacaactgCATTCCAAATAACAACTGCACCTCTATCAAGCACAACTATTGCTTTTACCAATACAGCTCCAGCTCTAAGCCAAACAGCACTTACTACAACAACTGCACCTCCAATAATCACAACTGTGtctccagaaaacataactatTTCTGTAACAATTATGCCTATCTCCACAACACAAGTAACTCTATCCCCAACTTCAACTCCAACAAAAACAACTGAACCTCCAAGAACGCCAACTGCATCCATGACAACCGAGACTGCTCTTTACACCACTACAGTTCCAGCTGATATCTCAACTACAGTTCCAAGCACAACTGCAACTCAAACAACAACTACATTTCAAGCAACTACAGGAGGTCTGTTAAGCACAACTGTAGCTTTTGCCAGCACATCTCCTGCTCCAGGCACACTGACACTTTCAACCAAAACAACTTCAGGTCCAACAACTGTGAATTCAGAAACTACAACTGCATCAACAACTATAACTGGAATTATTACAGGTCTCACAAATACAGTAGAAATTCCAATAGTGGTTCCAGTGACAATACCAGGTCTAGAAATCCAGAATCCAGCAACCACATCCACATCTTCAACTAATGTGACCGGTGCAGCAATAGTCACAACCAAACTGGTATTCTCATCCTTGTCATCCTTGCCCAATGAAGCTCTTGTCCTGGGTGCTATCAACTCTCTCCTTAAATCTAGAGAGTCACAACTCAATGAATCTCTTAAGATTGTGAATGTTACCTATCAGA AAATTTCAGAAACCTCCTATGCTGTCATCTTTAAATGTGATCTAAGTAATGTCAGCATGCCAGAGGACCCTAAGTTCAGAAACAACACCTATATGCAAGTGCAGAATGTTGTCAATAATGCG CTGAACACTCTTCTGAATGAACCTGGCAATGCAACATTACAACCTACATCGTCCAACTTCAC GAGCACATTAAACCAGATTGATGGCAGTATGGGATACAACTTCCAGGATGGAGATGCCATACAACCAGTCAGCTTCCTAAATGAGCTTCGTTTACAATTGC AACTGACCACTACAACAGTGTTTCCAGATTCAACAACCGGTTCCTCTGTGACTTCTCCAAACCTAAT ATCTGGTTCAGCAGTGGTCACAAGCAAGCTGCTGTTCAACTCTTCATCTCCAGTCCCCAGTGAAGCTCTGGTCCTCAGTGCTATCAACACTCTCCGGCAACGCAAAGAGTCACAGCTCAACGATTCAGTGAAGGTGGTGAATGTCACATATCAGA AGATTTCCGAAACCTCCTATGCTGTGGTCATTACGTTTAGTCTGAGTAACATCAGCATGCCTGAAGTCCCTGAGCTCAGAAACAACACCTACACGAAAGTGCAGGATGTTGTCAATAATGCG CTAAACACTCTTCTGAATGAACCTGGCAATACAACATTACAACCCAAATCGTCCAACTTCAC GAGCACTTCAAACCAGATTGATGGCAGTATGGGATACAACTTCCAGGATGGAGATGCCATACAACCAGTCAGCTTCCTAAATGAGCTTCGTTTACAATTGC AACTGACCACTACAACAGTGTTTCCAGAATCAACAACCGGTTCCTCTGTGACTTCTCCAAACCTAAT ATCTGGTTCAGCAGTGGTCACAAGCAAGCTGCTGTTCAACTCTTCATCTCCAGTCCCCAGTGAAGCTCTGGTCCTCAGTGCTATCAACACTCTCCGGCGACGCAAAGAGTCACAGCTCAACGATTCAGTGAAGGTGGTGAATGTCACATATCAGA AGATTTCCGAAACCTCCTATGCTGTGGTCATTACGTTTAGTCTGAGTAACATCAGCATGCCTGAAGTCCCTGAGCTCAGAAACAACACCTACACGAAAGTGCAGGATGTTGTCAATAATGCG CTAAACACTCTTCTGAATGAACCTGGCAATACAACATTACAACCCAAATCGTCCAACTTCAC GAGCACTTCAAACCAGATTGATGGCAGTATGGGATACAACTTCCAGGATGGAGATGCCATACAACCAGTCAGCTTCCTAAATGAGCTTCGTTTACAATTGC AACTGACCACTACAACAGTGTTTCCAGATTCAACAACCGGTTCCTCTGTGACTTCTCCAAACCTAAT ATCTGGTTCAGCAGTGGTCACAAGCAAGCTGCTGTTCAACTCTTCATCTCCAGTCCCCAGTGAAGCTCTGGTCCTCAGTGCTATCAACACTCTCCGGCAACGCAAAGAGTCACAGCTCAACGATTCAGTGAAGGTGGTGAATGTCACATATCAGA AGATTTCCGAAACCTCCTATGCTGTGGTCATTACGTTTAGTCTGAGTAACATCAGCATGCCTGAAGTCCCTGAGCTCAGAAACAACACCTACACGAAAGTGCAGGATGTTGTCAATAATGCG CTAAACACTCTTCTGAATGAACCTGGCAATACAACATTACAACCCAAATCGTCCAACTTCAC GAGCACTTCAAACCAGATTGATGGCAGTATGGGATACAACTTCCAGGATGGAGATGCCATACAACCAGTCAGCTTCCTAAATGAGCTTCGTTTACAATTGC AACTGACCACTACAACAGTGTTTCCAGATTCAACAACCGGTTCCTCTGTGACTTCTCCAAACCTAAT ATCTGGTTCAGCAGTGGTCACAAGCAAGCTGCTGTTCAACTCTTCATCTCCAGTCCCCAGTGAAGCTCTGGTCCTCAGTGCTATCAACACTCTCCGGCAACGCAAAGAGTCACAGCTCAACGATTCAGTGAAGGTGGTGAATGTCACATATCAGA AGATTTCCGAAACCTCCTATGCTGTGGTCATTACGTTTAGTCTGAGTAACATCAGCATGCCTGAAGTCCCTGAGCTCAGAAACAACACCTACACGAAAGTGCAGGATGTTGTCAATAATGCG CTAAACACTCTTCTGAATGAACCTGGCAATACAACATTACAACCCAAATCGTCCAACTTCAC GAGCACTTCAAACCAGATTGATGGCAGTATGGGATACAACTTCCAGGATGGAGATGCCATACAACCAGTCAGCTTCCTAAATGAGCTTCGTTTACAATTGC AACTGACCACTACAACAGTGTTTCCAGATTCAACAACCGGTTCCTCTGTGACTTCTCCAAACCTAAT ATCTGGTTCAGCAGTGGTCACAAGCAAGCTGCTGTTCAACTCTTCATCTCCAGTCCCCAGTGAAGCTCTGGTCCTCAGTGCTATCAACACTCTCCGGCAACGCAAAGAGTCACAGCTCAACGATTCAGTGAAGGTGGTGAATGTCACATATCAGA AGATTTCCGAAACCTCCTATGCTGTGGTCATTACGTTTAGTCTGAGTAACATCAGCATGCCTGAAGTCCCTGAGCTCAGAAACAACACCTACACGAAAGTGCAGGATGTTGTCAATAATGCG CTAAACACTCTTCTGAATGAACCTGGCAATACAACATTACAACCCAAATCGTCCAACTTCAC GAGCACTTCAAACCAGATTGATGGCAGTATGGGATACAACTTCCAGGATGGAGATGCCATACAACCAGTCAGCTTCCTAAATGAGCTTCGTTTACAATTGC AACTGACCACTACAACAGTGTTTCCAGATTCAACAACCGGTTCCTCTGTGACTTCTCCAAACCTAAT ATCTGGTTCAGCAGTGGTCACAAGCAAGCTGCTGTTCAACTCTTCATCTCCAGTCCCCAGTGAAGCTCTGGTCCTCAGTGCTATCAACACTCTCCGGCAACGCAAAGAGTCACAGCTCAACGATTCAGTGAAGGTGGTGAATGTCACATATCAGA AGATTTCCGAAACCTCCTATGCTGTGGTCATTACGTTTAGTCTGAGTAACATCAGCATGCCTGAAGTCCCTGAGCTCAGAAACAACACCTACACGAAAGTGCAGGATGTTGTCAATAATGCG CTAAACACTCTTCTGAATGAACCTGGCAATACAACATTACAACCCAAATCGTCCAACTTCAC GAGCACTTCAAACCAGATTGATGGCAGTATGGGATACAACTTCCAGGATGGAGATGCCATACAACCAGTCAGCTTCCTAAATGAGCTTCGTTTACAATTGC AACTGACCACTACAACAGTGTTTCCAGATTCAACAACCGGTTCCTCTGTGACTTCTCCAAACCTAAT ATCTGGTTCAGCAGTGGTCACAAGCAAGCTGCTGTTCAACTCTTCATCTCCAGTCCCCAGTGAAGCTCTGGTCCTCAGTGCTATCAACACTCTCCGGCAACGCAAAGAGTCACAGCTCAACGATTCAGTGAAGGTGGTGAATGTCACATATCAGA AGATTTCCGAAACCTCCTATGCTGTGGTCATTACGTTTAGTCTGAGTAACATCAGCATGCCTGAAGTCCCTGAGCTCAGAAACAACACCTACACGAAAGTGCAGGATGTTGTCAATAATGCG CTAAACACTCTTCTGAATGAACCTGGCAATACAACATTACAACCCAAATCGTCCAACTTCAC GAGCACTTCAAACCAGATTGATGGCAGTATGGGATACAACTTCCAGGATGGAGATGCCATACAACCAGTCAGCTTCCTAAATGAGCTTCGTTTACAATTGC AACTGACCACTACAACAGTGTTTCCAGATTCAACAACCGGTTCCTCTGTGACTTCTCCAAACCTAAT ATCTGGTTCAGCAGTGGTCACAAGCAAGCTGCTGTTCAACTCTTCATCTCCAGTCCCCAGTGAAGCTCTGGTCCTCAGTGCTATCAACACTCTCCGGCAACGCAAAGAGTCACAGCTCAACGATTCAGTGAAGGTGGTGAATGTCACATATCAGA AGATTTCCGAAACCTCCTATGCTGTGGTCATTACGTTTAGTCTGAGTAACATCAGCATGCCTGAAGTCCCTGAGCTCAGAAACAACACCTACACGAAAGTGCAGGATGTTGTCAATAATGCG CTAAACACTCTTCTGAATGAACCTGGCAATACAACATTACAACCCAAATCGTCCAACTTCAC GAGCACTTCAAACCAGATTGATGGCAGTATGGGATACAACTTCCAGGATGGAGATGCCATACAACCAGTCAGCTTCCTAAATGAGCTTCGTTTACAATTGC AACTGACCACTACAACAGTGTTTCCAGATTCAACAACCGGTTCCTCTGTGACTTCTCCAAACCTAAT ATCTGGTTCAGCAGTGGTCACAAGCAAGCTGCTGTTCAACTCTTCATCTCCAGTCCCCAGTGAAGCTCTGGTCCTCAGTGCTATCAACACTCTCCGGCAACGCAAAGAGTCACAGCTCAACGATTCAGTGAAGGTGGTGAATGTCACATATCAGA AGATTTCCGAAACCTCCTATGCTGTGGTCATTACGTTTAGTCTGAGTAACATCAGCATGCCTGAAGTCCCTGAGCTCAGAAACAACACCTACACGAAAGTGCAGGATGTTGTCAATAATGCG CTGAACACTCTTCTGAATGAACCTGGCAATACAACATTACAACCCAAATCATCCAACTTCAC GAGCTCTTCAAACCAGATTGATGGCAGTATGGGATACACCTTCCAGGATGGAGATGCCATACAACCATTCAGCTTCCTAAATGAGCTTCGTTTACCGACAG acttaaCAACAGCCAGCCCTCTGACAACAATCACAACTTCTCCACCGACTTT GATTGGCAGAGTGATTATATTCATTCGCATTGTGTTTGTCACACTTGGTCCCCTACCAAACGAAAATGAGATTGTTCAGGTGGCCAACAATCTGCTGTACTCACGTCTCGCGACTAAACTAGCCACCAGAACAGAACCCCTGAGTGATCCTGTGAACTTTGTGAATATCACATATACAA aaattaatgagACCGCCTATGCTCTCAACTTTGGATTTGAAATCAGCAATGTATCCATGTCTGAGAAACTTGAATTCAGGAATGAAACCTACCTGACAATACAAGACTCTATAAATACACTG CTGAACAAGATCCTGAATAATGAATCAGCTCCTACAATTAAGTTCCAACCAGGCGATTTCACAGAATTCTC GGGCAATTCCTCCACGATTCAGGCCAATGTTACATATGTTTTCTCAAACAGTAACATCACACAACCCAGCATCTTTATCAAGCAACTTCTCCAGGCTATCAGAG AGAGCACTTTGACAACAGCAAGCCCTTTGACAACAGCGAGCACAGCTACTCCACAACC tATTAGTAAGGTGGTTATTAAGATTCGCCTTGTGTTTGTCACACTGGGCCCAATACCAAGTGAGAGTGACGTTCTAAGGGTAGTTAAATCTGTGTTGGCCTCAAATCTCACAACTAAACTAACCACCAGAGCAACAGTAATCCCAAGTAACCCAGTGATCAAGGCGGATGTCACTTATTCGA gaattaatgACACTGCCTATGCTCTCGACTTTGAATTTGAAATCATCAATTTATCCGTGAATAATGCACAAAAGGATCAAGCCTATGGAGAAATACAAAACAAGATAAATAATTTG GTGATCGAGATCCTATCGAACCCCTCAGCTGCTCTGCCAATTATTCAAGCCAGTTTCAA TGATTCAATTTCCTCCATAATTATCGCCAATGTTACCTATATTTTCTCACAAAATGACAGCAACAGTTACACACTTTTTGGTCGCTTGGTCGGACAACTTTTCATCACTTTTACCACACCTGCTCCAACCACCATTAACACTACAGTCTCAAACAACAGTACAAATGCAGCATGGGTTGTGGCTATCATTGTCCCTGTGGCTATTGTCCTCGGGCTTATACCTTGCTGGATTCTCCTTTGT TGTTTACTCTGTGGGTGCTGTGCAGCAATCAGAAGACGTTGGCACAGAAGACAGTCGTACAACGTGCAGTACACCACTCGAAACAGCCTCTTCTAG